One window of Thermocoleostomius sinensis A174 genomic DNA carries:
- the rpmI gene encoding 50S ribosomal protein L35, translating into MPKLKSRKAAAKRFSRSGSGKLMRRKAFKNHMLQHKSSARKRRITGLTLVHERDAENVELMLPYL; encoded by the coding sequence ATGCCTAAGCTCAAGTCTCGTAAAGCTGCTGCTAAACGATTTTCTCGGAGCGGTAGTGGAAAACTTATGCGCCGTAAGGCTTTTAAGAACCACATGTTGCAGCACAAATCGTCTGCGCGAAAACGTCGCATTACTGGTTTGACGCTGGTTCACGAGCGGGATGCAGAAAATGTGGAACTTATGCTCCCCTATCTCTAA
- a CDS encoding globin family protein encodes MHPQIQEIFDDAENRYLKPEELKLLAQYVDSLPERIDLYRTLRDRELEIMQWVVDQLQAQFPQEPQETIERSIKTALLMLRYCSMGMLLNDETLVQKRFLSWVSQSVKIYNTEKIDTSLYQLLNQQLQRMLGVQQMKFLSPMLTATQTALLSAEPSNELAIGW; translated from the coding sequence ATGCACCCACAGATTCAAGAGATCTTTGATGATGCCGAAAATCGCTACCTCAAACCCGAGGAGTTGAAATTGCTTGCACAATATGTTGACTCGCTGCCAGAGCGGATCGACCTTTACCGCACCTTACGCGATCGAGAACTTGAAATTATGCAGTGGGTTGTAGATCAGCTTCAAGCACAGTTTCCTCAAGAGCCGCAGGAAACGATTGAGCGCAGTATCAAAACTGCATTACTTATGTTGCGCTACTGTAGCATGGGCATGTTACTCAATGATGAAACATTAGTTCAGAAGCGGTTTTTGAGTTGGGTAAGCCAAAGCGTTAAGATCTACAATACTGAGAAAATTGATACTTCCCTCTATCAACTACTCAATCAACAGCTTCAAAGGATGCTAGGGGTGCAACAAATGAAATTTCTAAGTCCGATGTTAACTGCTACACAAACTGCACTGCTGTCAGCCGAGCCAAGTAATGAACTTGCAATCGGCTGGTAG
- a CDS encoding V4R domain-containing protein — translation MTSVADLLTNDRLPGNYFAVDAYVRGDLEMGLLENRQGDRLIALSETFIQAIYSGLDKETGQAARLVLFNCGRWWGKSFYTRFCEQLSEYYEMAIAEMPMLEFLQALQQCWITHGWGKVDLDQTYQHRGFLVINSWNSPFAKHAPQWDYPACYLEAGVLASFFSQLTGRDLHCVQTTCESLGADCNRFILGLPQRLERVETMVPNSDHDAILRQLCH, via the coding sequence ATGACTTCTGTTGCCGATCTCCTCACTAATGATCGCCTTCCAGGTAACTATTTTGCTGTTGATGCTTATGTGCGCGGCGACCTGGAAATGGGACTGCTGGAAAATCGCCAAGGCGATCGCTTAATTGCTTTGTCGGAAACGTTCATTCAAGCAATTTATTCGGGGCTTGACAAAGAAACAGGTCAGGCTGCCCGATTAGTATTGTTCAACTGTGGTCGATGGTGGGGGAAAAGTTTTTACACCCGCTTCTGCGAACAGTTGTCTGAGTATTACGAGATGGCGATCGCTGAGATGCCGATGCTCGAATTCCTGCAAGCGCTTCAACAATGCTGGATTACCCATGGTTGGGGGAAGGTAGATCTCGATCAAACCTATCAACATCGAGGGTTTCTGGTGATCAACTCCTGGAATTCTCCATTCGCTAAACACGCACCCCAATGGGACTATCCAGCGTGCTACCTGGAAGCAGGTGTCTTAGCTTCATTCTTTAGTCAGTTGACAGGTCGCGATCTTCACTGTGTCCAAACCACCTGTGAATCGTTAGGCGCAGACTGCAATCGCTTTATCCTTGGTTTACCTCAGCGTCTAGAACGAGTCGAGACAATGGTGCCAAATTCAGATCATGATGCTATTCTGCGTCAACTCTGTCATTAA
- a CDS encoding LysR family transcriptional regulator gives MSDLPFTLDQLRILKAIAAEGSFKRAADSLYVSQPAVSLQVQNLERQLDVPLFDRGGRRAQLTEAGHLLLSYGDRILSLCQETCRAIEDLQNLQGGTLIVGASQTTGTYLLPRMLGLFRQKYPEVAVQLHVHSTRRTAWSVANGQIDLAIIGGEIPPELQDSLEVIPYAEDELALILPMFHPFTRNAQVERDDLYKLQFIALDSQSTIRKVIDQVLTRCGIETRRLKIEMELNTIEAIKNAVQAGLGAAFVSISAIEKELQMGVLYRAKIEGVVVNRTLSVIINPNRYRSKAADAFMSEVLPQFSTYSPPLHSDTDPADKSVINSVESRSLEATPFHPGGK, from the coding sequence ATGTCTGATCTTCCTTTCACTCTGGATCAGTTACGCATCCTTAAAGCCATTGCCGCCGAGGGAAGCTTTAAGCGTGCTGCCGATAGCCTCTATGTGTCCCAACCCGCTGTCAGCCTACAAGTGCAGAACCTGGAGCGTCAACTAGACGTTCCGTTGTTTGATCGGGGGGGGCGACGAGCACAACTTACCGAAGCAGGACATCTACTGCTTAGTTATGGCGATCGGATCTTGAGCCTGTGCCAGGAAACCTGTCGAGCCATTGAAGACCTCCAAAACCTACAGGGCGGCACACTCATTGTGGGAGCTAGCCAAACCACCGGAACCTATTTGCTGCCAAGGATGTTGGGCTTGTTTCGGCAGAAGTATCCAGAAGTGGCCGTTCAACTGCATGTCCACTCGACTCGTCGCACCGCCTGGAGTGTCGCGAATGGGCAAATTGATTTAGCCATTATTGGTGGTGAAATTCCTCCGGAGCTACAAGATTCTTTAGAAGTTATTCCCTATGCTGAGGACGAACTTGCATTGATTCTGCCAATGTTCCATCCCTTTACGCGCAACGCGCAAGTGGAACGGGACGATTTGTACAAGTTGCAATTTATTGCGCTCGATTCGCAATCTACGATTCGTAAGGTAATTGACCAAGTGCTAACGCGCTGTGGCATTGAAACCCGGCGACTGAAGATTGAGATGGAGCTTAATACGATTGAAGCCATTAAAAATGCGGTACAGGCTGGCTTGGGAGCCGCCTTCGTCTCGATTTCTGCGATCGAGAAAGAGTTACAAATGGGGGTGCTATATCGCGCGAAGATCGAAGGCGTTGTGGTCAACCGCACGCTTTCTGTCATCATCAACCCCAACCGCTATCGTTCTAAGGCGGCTGATGCCTTTATGAGCGAAGTTTTACCGCAATTTTCCACCTATTCCCCGCCGCTTCATTCTGACACCGATCCTGCTGACAAATCGGTCATTAATTCAGTAGAATCCCGTTCGTTGGAGGCTACTCCCTTCCATCCTGGCGGAAAATAG
- a CDS encoding ABC transporter substrate-binding protein, protein MSQKNETPVLLLSLLITLALIGGGLWWLGRRLNINPLPDITQSNGTEARIPATLQDRFSTGERLLTQTASRDKEAGVTAIANQNYNEAVRAFEASLRETRNDPEALVYLNNARIAEQPAYTIAVSVPLATSIEPALEILRGVAQAQEEVNQQGGINGVPLRVLIISDDNNVETVRQVAESLVQNESVLGVVGHFGSEATLAGAEIYNQQGLVMISPTSTSVQLSGQGNYTFRTVPSDRFTATALASYLLDETGEQAAVVYYNAGSDYSTSLKNQFTTALTTGGGQVVEEVDVSDASFNADRSLTQAAQRGAQALVLTTNTPTLDQALQVIRANNRQLPLLGGDSLYNPRVLEVGQADAEGMVVAVPWIISSNLQSPFVQSSQSLWGGDVNWRTAMAYDAAAVLIEGLRQNPTREGLRQALSDPSFEVEGATGMVRFLSSGDRNQPMQLTVIQPGTRSGYGFDFVPVR, encoded by the coding sequence ATGTCTCAGAAAAACGAAACCCCGGTTCTGCTATTATCTCTGCTCATCACGCTTGCGCTGATTGGAGGAGGACTGTGGTGGTTGGGACGACGTTTAAATATCAACCCACTTCCTGACATTACACAGTCGAATGGGACAGAAGCCAGAATTCCGGCTACCCTTCAGGATCGTTTTAGTACGGGCGAACGGCTGCTCACTCAAACGGCTTCCCGCGACAAGGAAGCAGGAGTGACTGCGATCGCTAATCAGAACTATAACGAAGCGGTGCGGGCGTTCGAGGCGTCACTTCGCGAAACACGCAATGATCCAGAGGCGTTGGTGTATCTCAACAATGCCCGCATTGCCGAACAACCAGCGTATACGATCGCGGTATCGGTTCCTTTAGCTACATCGATCGAGCCAGCCCTAGAAATTTTGCGTGGTGTGGCCCAAGCTCAAGAGGAGGTGAATCAACAAGGAGGCATTAATGGTGTGCCTTTACGGGTATTAATTATCAGCGACGACAACAATGTGGAGACCGTGCGACAAGTGGCGGAGTCTTTGGTGCAGAATGAGTCAGTGTTGGGTGTGGTGGGGCACTTTGGCAGCGAAGCTACATTAGCCGGGGCAGAAATTTACAACCAGCAAGGACTCGTGATGATCTCGCCCACCAGCACCTCTGTGCAGCTATCTGGACAAGGCAACTACACCTTTCGCACCGTACCCAGCGATCGCTTCACCGCCACCGCCCTAGCTAGCTATTTACTCGATGAAACGGGCGAACAGGCAGCCGTCGTCTATTACAATGCCGGGAGCGACTACAGCACCTCGCTAAAAAACCAATTTACGACGGCATTGACGACAGGTGGAGGACAGGTGGTTGAGGAAGTAGACGTGTCGGATGCTTCGTTTAATGCCGATCGTAGCTTGACACAGGCAGCCCAACGAGGTGCCCAAGCTCTGGTTTTAACCACCAACACACCCACACTGGATCAAGCCCTCCAGGTGATTCGAGCCAACAACCGTCAACTGCCCTTACTCGGAGGCGACAGTCTCTACAATCCCCGAGTGCTGGAAGTTGGGCAAGCTGATGCAGAAGGCATGGTGGTAGCCGTCCCGTGGATCATCTCGTCTAACCTCCAATCTCCATTTGTGCAATCGTCACAGTCACTCTGGGGAGGCGATGTCAACTGGCGTACAGCTATGGCCTATGATGCAGCGGCTGTATTAATTGAAGGACTGCGGCAAAACCCAACCCGTGAAGGACTGCGGCAAGCCCTGTCTGATCCAAGCTTCGAAGTAGAAGGTGCAACAGGCATGGTACGGTTTTTGTCATCGGGCGATCGCAACCAACCCATGCAACTAACGGTAATCCAACCTGGCACTCGCTCTGGATATGGTTTTGATTTTGTCCCAGTCCGGTGA
- a CDS encoding thioredoxin family protein — MSLAVDQTTFNHEVLGSSVPVLVNFWAPWCGVCRLVSPMLSELKSKWGERIKLVNINADENLKLATLYKLKNLPTVMLFDQGDLQCRLEHFKSRDDFQLAMSDLQMVLEAIVAYDSCSASV; from the coding sequence ATGTCATTGGCAGTTGATCAAACGACATTTAATCACGAAGTTTTAGGATCATCCGTTCCCGTTCTGGTCAATTTTTGGGCCCCTTGGTGTGGCGTGTGTCGATTAGTTAGTCCAATGTTAAGTGAACTAAAGTCAAAGTGGGGAGAGCGCATTAAGCTCGTCAACATCAATGCTGACGAAAACTTGAAACTCGCTACGCTGTACAAACTCAAGAATTTACCAACGGTAATGTTGTTTGACCAAGGCGATCTTCAATGTCGATTGGAGCATTTTAAGAGTCGAGATGATTTTCAACTAGCTATGAGCGATCTCCAAATGGTATTAGAAGCGATCGTCGCCTATGATAGTTGCTCTGCATCTGTCTAA
- a CDS encoding NnrU family protein produces MTNDWSMSSHFIMFGLLMGFAIAHSGLAALRPWGEKQIGARLYRVLFALVSLPLAVVLIVYFINHRYDGVQLWNLQGIGGVATIVWILSAISFLFLYPATFNLLEVAAIQKPEVHLYETGIIRITRHPQMVGQIIWCVAHTLWLGTSFMVVTSLGLILHHLFAVWHGDRRLRLRYGESFESLKSRTSVIPFLAIWQKRQTLKLSEFLRPAYLGVAGFVLIFWWAHPLLIRATGSVGW; encoded by the coding sequence ATGACTAATGATTGGTCAATGAGTAGCCACTTCATCATGTTTGGGCTGTTAATGGGGTTTGCTATTGCCCACAGTGGATTGGCTGCTTTGCGTCCTTGGGGAGAAAAACAAATCGGGGCGCGGCTCTATAGAGTTTTATTTGCCTTGGTCAGCTTGCCGTTGGCAGTTGTGCTAATCGTTTATTTTATCAATCACCGTTACGATGGGGTGCAACTTTGGAATTTGCAGGGCATCGGTGGCGTTGCAACAATTGTTTGGATTCTCTCCGCAATTTCCTTCTTGTTTCTGTATCCAGCTACCTTTAACTTGCTAGAAGTTGCCGCCATTCAGAAGCCAGAGGTGCATCTCTACGAAACCGGAATTATTCGCATCACCCGTCATCCTCAGATGGTTGGTCAGATCATTTGGTGTGTTGCTCATACGCTTTGGCTCGGCACAAGTTTTATGGTTGTTACCTCGTTGGGACTCATTCTCCATCACCTGTTTGCAGTGTGGCATGGCGATCGGCGGTTGAGATTGCGCTATGGTGAATCCTTTGAATCCTTGAAATCTCGCACGTCTGTGATCCCATTTTTAGCGATTTGGCAAAAGCGTCAAACCCTGAAGCTAAGCGAGTTTTTGCGTCCTGCCTATCTTGGAGTCGCAGGGTTTGTCTTGATATTTTGGTGGGCACATCCGCTATTAATTCGTGCAACGGGGAGCGTAGGCTGGTAG
- a CDS encoding serine/threonine-protein kinase has protein sequence MELYCTRPTCPRPLNRFSDLDDSAKLKAVPQKFCTACGMPQILVGRYMPLRLLGRGGFGAAFLARDRYTPMMRQCVVKQFQPAGNLTPSQLEIAQRLFEREAEVLESLGTRHPQIPNLLAFFELDVPSRTPGETERFFYLVQEFIDGLNMEDLLEQKRVFSEAEVTELLTEILKVLKFVHENGSIHRDIKPSNIMRHRDGRYYLLDFGAVKQVTTSVIEPKARRSTGIYSKGYAPPEQVAGSVVYPATDLYALAVTCITLLTGKQPPDLFDPLSNSFQWRSHIQVSDRLGAILDRLLLAAPNQRFQSAEQVLDALTAPPAKIPPPPPIPPTVPFPPQTPPRSVNPPISPSTPQSPSPNSPSPLPTPHPPAIQPRSRFSLVEFLGGAAFTGFEGGLVALALLSLLGTSLTPSFWLILAGITGGMILAQNRRWIERVDLVIIAVATFAIVTFVAPLNQAIPPAIITTLGSKVIAILLVGAFVGLAAIVVAIVFRLIYNLLSRLL, from the coding sequence ATGGAACTTTATTGCACCCGTCCCACCTGTCCCCGTCCCCTTAATCGCTTTTCGGATTTAGATGACAGTGCCAAGCTTAAGGCGGTGCCGCAAAAATTTTGTACAGCCTGTGGGATGCCGCAAATTCTAGTGGGGCGGTATATGCCGCTGAGATTGTTGGGGCGAGGAGGATTTGGGGCTGCATTTTTAGCTCGCGATCGCTACACGCCGATGATGCGTCAGTGTGTCGTCAAACAGTTTCAACCGGCCGGAAACCTCACTCCCAGCCAATTAGAAATAGCTCAACGGCTGTTTGAACGGGAAGCCGAAGTGCTTGAAAGCTTGGGAACGCGCCATCCTCAAATTCCTAACCTACTAGCTTTTTTTGAACTCGATGTTCCCAGCCGCACACCTGGTGAAACCGAGCGGTTTTTCTATCTAGTGCAAGAATTCATTGATGGGCTGAATATGGAGGACTTGCTGGAGCAAAAGCGGGTGTTTTCAGAAGCCGAAGTAACGGAGTTGCTAACAGAAATCCTCAAAGTTCTGAAATTTGTGCATGAAAACGGCTCAATTCACCGCGATATTAAACCCTCCAATATCATGCGTCATCGCGATGGTCGTTATTATCTCCTAGATTTTGGAGCCGTTAAGCAAGTAACCACATCTGTTATCGAACCGAAAGCGCGGCGATCGACAGGTATTTATTCCAAAGGATACGCTCCCCCAGAACAGGTAGCTGGCAGTGTGGTCTATCCTGCCACTGATTTATATGCGCTGGCTGTTACTTGCATCACCCTGCTGACAGGTAAACAACCCCCTGATTTGTTTGATCCCCTCAGCAATAGCTTTCAATGGCGTTCCCATATTCAAGTCAGCGATCGCCTAGGCGCTATTCTCGATCGGCTCTTGTTAGCCGCCCCCAATCAACGCTTTCAATCGGCTGAGCAGGTACTAGATGCCCTAACTGCTCCACCCGCTAAAATTCCCCCGCCACCGCCGATTCCGCCTACAGTCCCCTTCCCTCCGCAAACTCCACCCCGATCGGTCAACCCGCCAATTTCGCCCTCCACCCCCCAATCCCCATCCCCTAATTCCCCATCTCCGCTCCCCACACCCCACCCCCCAGCTATCCAACCCCGGTCTCGCTTCAGCTTAGTAGAATTCCTGGGAGGAGCCGCCTTCACCGGATTTGAGGGAGGTTTAGTGGCGCTGGCTCTGCTGAGTCTGTTAGGCACGAGTTTAACGCCAAGTTTTTGGCTAATTTTAGCGGGCATTACAGGGGGCATGATTCTAGCCCAGAATCGCCGTTGGATTGAGCGGGTTGATCTAGTGATCATTGCTGTTGCCACCTTCGCGATCGTCACCTTTGTAGCACCGCTGAATCAAGCCATACCTCCAGCGATCATTACCACTTTGGGCAGTAAAGTGATTGCGATTCTCTTGGTGGGAGCCTTTGTTGGGTTAGCAGCGATCGTGGTTGCTATTGTATTTCGCTTAATATATAACCTTCTCTCTCGGTTGCTGTAG
- a CDS encoding serine/threonine-protein kinase encodes MSSQLGIQSKRSNYRLLGLVGQGQFGRVFCAVHRQTGQIVALKELDRQRFSTHKFLRELRFLLSLQHPNIVNCQALEHTPTGRYLVMDYCHGGTLRKLMAEDVRVGMLQSLKLVADILQGLDHAHSHDIIHCDIKPENILLNVEPNGWTARISDFGVARLSQESVRQALGNTGSPAYMAPERFYGQYSPTSDLYAVGVLLFELLAGYRPFSGTPADLMSAHLNQPLKIPETIPAILHPLITTALQKLSARRFQTAQEMLAALQTIVQTSTITDASSRLLQLTSPQPVLPLQAPPQAFTHDGVTALAIVPPVYQDATKDNSTTTLRNFYICHAQQHQIHLQLASDINVEASSKTSSVNSTALSSSWSFAFKDEIRALLARPQGCFVATLRSLYLVTAPVTEAELAPQLIYRSKQEEEIGIDLQGQWLATLTRLPATNQSLQIWQLTPTAMLLASSPPIPFIVEQSIQRIDNRQAIDSYQLLVLDSRHIAVIVNLTNASQPANSGPPGSLIIVMTRRGTVVGTIPLPIWLGSAWLTANHAQIVAIDRLQAGLMVLIDLKPYRLWRLNIGIQPTTMASIAWGYVVADAEGNLMFFDRQWHQVGHLLAPAPVTAITFLDIDRLLLATWNGQQGTLQILNVKEAPVELLF; translated from the coding sequence GTGTCAAGCCAATTGGGAATTCAATCGAAACGCTCCAACTATCGCCTTCTTGGATTGGTTGGACAAGGGCAGTTTGGGCGAGTATTTTGTGCAGTCCATCGGCAGACCGGGCAAATTGTTGCGCTTAAAGAACTCGATCGTCAGCGGTTTTCAACGCATAAATTTCTCAGAGAACTACGGTTCTTGTTGAGCCTGCAACACCCCAACATTGTCAATTGTCAAGCGCTAGAGCACACGCCTACAGGACGCTATTTGGTGATGGACTATTGTCACGGGGGCACACTCCGAAAGCTGATGGCAGAAGATGTGCGTGTAGGTATGTTGCAGAGCCTGAAGCTAGTAGCCGATATTTTGCAGGGTTTAGATCATGCTCACAGTCATGACATTATTCACTGTGACATTAAGCCGGAAAATATCTTGCTTAACGTTGAACCAAATGGTTGGACTGCTCGCATTTCTGATTTTGGCGTTGCCCGGCTAAGTCAAGAAAGTGTAAGACAAGCATTGGGCAATACTGGCTCGCCTGCTTATATGGCTCCAGAGCGGTTTTACGGGCAGTATTCTCCGACCTCCGACCTGTATGCTGTTGGTGTCCTGCTATTTGAATTACTGGCTGGCTATCGTCCGTTTTCAGGTACTCCGGCGGATTTGATGTCAGCGCACTTGAATCAACCGCTAAAAATTCCTGAGACAATTCCAGCAATTTTGCATCCGCTGATCACAACGGCTTTGCAAAAGCTTTCTGCTCGTCGGTTTCAGACGGCGCAGGAGATGTTAGCTGCGCTACAAACAATTGTGCAAACGTCAACCATTACAGATGCTTCAAGCCGCTTGTTGCAATTAACTTCGCCTCAGCCAGTCTTACCGCTACAGGCTCCGCCCCAAGCATTTACTCATGATGGGGTAACGGCATTGGCGATCGTACCGCCTGTTTATCAGGATGCTACGAAAGACAACTCCACTACCACACTTAGGAATTTCTATATTTGTCACGCCCAGCAGCATCAGATTCATCTTCAGTTGGCTTCAGACATCAACGTGGAAGCCAGTTCAAAGACAAGCTCAGTCAATTCCACCGCGTTGTCATCCTCTTGGTCGTTTGCCTTCAAGGATGAAATTCGAGCACTATTGGCTCGGCCACAAGGTTGTTTTGTAGCCACGCTCCGATCGCTGTATTTGGTGACTGCACCCGTCACAGAGGCTGAGCTAGCGCCACAACTCATTTATCGATCGAAGCAGGAAGAAGAGATAGGGATTGACCTCCAGGGGCAGTGGCTGGCTACCCTGACCCGCTTACCTGCCACGAACCAATCATTGCAGATATGGCAATTAACCCCCACAGCTATGCTCTTGGCATCGTCGCCGCCAATCCCGTTTATTGTGGAACAATCAATTCAGAGAATAGACAATCGGCAAGCGATCGACTCTTACCAACTCCTTGTACTAGATTCTCGCCACATTGCTGTAATCGTAAATTTGACTAACGCTTCTCAACCAGCAAATTCGGGCCCTCCTGGCAGTCTCATCATCGTCATGACGCGACGTGGTACAGTGGTTGGAACCATCCCCTTACCAATCTGGCTTGGATCAGCCTGGTTAACAGCTAATCATGCTCAAATTGTGGCGATCGATCGCCTTCAGGCTGGTTTGATGGTTTTAATAGACCTAAAGCCCTACCGACTGTGGCGACTGAACATTGGTATTCAACCGACAACGATGGCAAGCATAGCCTGGGGATATGTTGTAGCCGATGCGGAGGGAAATCTTATGTTTTTCGATCGTCAGTGGCATCAGGTTGGACATCTTCTGGCTCCCGCACCAGTGACAGCCATCACGTTCCTAGACATCGATCGGCTATTACTTGCAACGTGGAATGGTCAACAAGGCACCTTACAGATACTGAATGTGAAAGAAGCTCCGGTAGAGCTTTTATTTTAA
- the rplT gene encoding 50S ribosomal protein L20, translating to MTRVKRGNVARKRRKKILKLAKGFRGSHSRLFRTANQQVMKALRNAYRDRRKRKRDFRRLWIVRINAAARQHGISYSKLMGGLKKANVQINRKMLAQMAVLDPVGFSKVVELANQP from the coding sequence ATGACCCGTGTTAAACGCGGCAATGTTGCTCGTAAACGCCGCAAAAAAATTCTCAAGCTAGCTAAGGGCTTCCGGGGATCTCACTCTCGGTTGTTCCGCACAGCTAATCAACAGGTAATGAAGGCGTTGAGAAATGCCTACCGCGATCGGCGTAAGCGCAAGCGTGATTTTCGTCGATTGTGGATTGTTCGCATCAATGCGGCCGCTAGACAGCATGGCATTAGCTACAGCAAGCTCATGGGTGGCTTGAAAAAGGCAAATGTCCAAATTAACCGCAAGATGCTCGCACAGATGGCTGTTCTAGATCCAGTAGGCTTCAGCAAAGTAGTTGAGTTGGCCAACCAGCCTTAG
- a CDS encoding V4R domain-containing protein translates to MVTIPEHSNPAKRKNPKKHNHYGFQDFFQFDSNQGTIIDWNGSQNALMTEDFIIGLVQGLEEEVGDASAATMYTIGCEWGQKDAFFFEKWFEKEFDRPIRQTNLLFLLETWWWPFTSQGWGRWEVDMGDRKQGFMFINIFDSAVARTLGDVGKPVCFLYAGLFAGFFTELVKKRLSCIEIQCYSMGETYCKFLLGGQDRIDAAAFWLNEGATAKDIEKRLRSGDVLR, encoded by the coding sequence ATGGTGACTATACCAGAACATTCAAACCCTGCTAAACGTAAGAATCCTAAGAAGCATAATCACTACGGCTTCCAAGATTTTTTTCAGTTTGATTCAAATCAAGGCACGATTATTGATTGGAATGGTAGTCAAAATGCCTTGATGACTGAGGATTTTATTATTGGGCTCGTGCAAGGATTAGAAGAGGAAGTTGGAGATGCTTCTGCGGCCACCATGTACACCATCGGATGTGAGTGGGGGCAAAAGGATGCTTTTTTCTTTGAAAAATGGTTTGAAAAAGAATTCGATCGTCCGATTCGCCAAACCAATTTGCTGTTTTTGTTAGAAACTTGGTGGTGGCCATTCACCTCTCAAGGGTGGGGACGTTGGGAGGTAGATATGGGCGATCGTAAGCAAGGGTTCATGTTTATTAATATCTTTGACTCGGCAGTGGCACGAACACTGGGGGATGTCGGTAAACCTGTATGTTTTCTCTATGCAGGGCTGTTTGCTGGCTTTTTTACAGAACTGGTGAAAAAACGATTGAGTTGTATTGAAATTCAGTGCTACTCCATGGGTGAGACCTACTGCAAATTTCTATTGGGTGGGCAAGATCGAATTGATGCGGCAGCGTTTTGGTTAAATGAAGGGGCAACCGCCAAAGACATCGAGAAACGCTTGCGGTCTGGAGATGTACTGAGATGA
- a CDS encoding 2Fe-2S iron-sulfur cluster-binding protein: MAKLIRLEPIAQETSVETNGNLLSVLISQDLDVLKECGGRGMCATCHVYVKAGMDALSQVNRREQRTLEVITSCKPNSRLACQARVLGDGVVVELPPGMYINSIQDIEALIGRRAEQHLLHPLTGQVLVEQGKLITRSMMKQIENTTSFNLRSFFSNSSDV, from the coding sequence ATGGCCAAGTTAATTCGCCTAGAGCCGATCGCCCAAGAAACGTCTGTGGAGACGAACGGCAATCTATTATCGGTACTCATTAGCCAAGACTTAGATGTTCTGAAAGAATGTGGTGGGCGCGGTATGTGCGCCACTTGCCATGTTTACGTGAAAGCCGGAATGGATGCGCTTTCACAGGTTAACCGTCGAGAACAACGGACGCTAGAAGTGATTACATCTTGTAAGCCCAATTCTCGACTGGCTTGTCAAGCCCGCGTATTGGGAGACGGAGTGGTGGTGGAATTGCCGCCTGGTATGTACATTAACTCGATCCAAGACATTGAAGCCCTAATTGGACGACGGGCTGAGCAACATCTTCTTCATCCACTCACAGGACAAGTACTAGTAGAGCAAGGCAAGCTAATTACGCGATCGATGATGAAACAGATTGAAAATACCACCAGTTTTAACCTTCGCTCCTTCTTCTCAAACAGTAGTGATGTTTAG
- a CDS encoding globin family protein: MLSQLDRLKFEVDGRYATDAELQFLVDYVQSFHLRSQTYIKLQELEAILVQQAYEKIRSDNPALFNYKNADIGAKWKQDTLRVLRYTAVAVLMNDPDTFKERFLLWFQTIMKAFGAQQTCDVTYQVLQTLVKQHFSLPQSQLICPILELTRQTLGAKS, translated from the coding sequence ATGTTAAGCCAACTTGATCGTTTGAAGTTTGAGGTGGATGGTCGCTATGCCACGGATGCTGAATTGCAATTTCTTGTCGATTATGTTCAATCGTTCCACTTACGATCGCAGACCTATATCAAGCTTCAAGAGTTGGAGGCTATCTTGGTGCAACAGGCTTATGAAAAAATACGATCGGATAATCCAGCCTTGTTCAATTACAAAAACGCAGATATTGGCGCTAAGTGGAAACAAGACACACTTCGAGTTCTACGCTATACGGCTGTTGCTGTGTTGATGAATGACCCCGATACTTTCAAAGAGCGGTTCTTGCTGTGGTTTCAAACCATCATGAAAGCGTTTGGCGCTCAACAAACTTGCGATGTGACCTATCAAGTTTTACAAACACTAGTTAAGCAACATTTTTCTTTACCTCAATCCCAGTTGATTTGCCCAATTCTAGAACTCACTCGTCAAACACTTGGAGCTAAAAGCTAG